The Orcinus orca chromosome 16, mOrcOrc1.1, whole genome shotgun sequence genome includes a window with the following:
- the ACTR5 gene encoding actin-related protein 5: MAAASAAGPPTNVFPFRDARAAPDQVLEAGPVAHGPLPVPLVLDNGSFQARAGWACPGPDPGPEPRLQFRAVCARGRGGARGGAGPQVGNALGSLEPLRWMLRSPFDRNVPVNLELQELLLDYSFQHLGVSSQGCVDHPIVLTEAVCNPLYSRQMMSELLFECYGIPTVAYGIDSLFSFYHNKPKNLLSNGLIISSGYQCTHILPILEGRLDAKNCKRINLGGSQAAGYLQRLLQLKYPGHLAAITLSRMEEILHEHSYIAEDYVEELQKWRCPDYYENNVHKMQLPFSSKLLGSTLTSEEKQERRQQQLRRLQELNARRREEKLQLDQERLDRLLYVQELLEDGQMDQFHKALIELNMDSPEELQSYIQKLSAAVEQAKQKILQAEVSLEVDVVDSKPETPDLGQLEPSLEDVENINDFEPLFSEETPEVEKPVTTVQPVFNLAAYHQLFVGTERIRAPEIIFQPSLIGEEQAGIAETLQYILDRYPKDVQELLVQNVFLTGGNMMYPGMKVRIEKELLEMRPFQSSFQVQLASNPVLDAWYGARDWALDHLDNEDVWITRKEYEEKGGGYLKEHCASNVYVPIRLPKQASRSTEAQASGKGSGASGGGAGEQA, translated from the exons ATGGCGGCGGCCAGTGCAGCCGGGCCGCCTACGAATGTGTTCCCATTCCGCGATGCCCGCGCCGCGCCGGATCAGGTACTGGAGGCCGGTCCGGTGGCCCACGGGCCACTGCCGGTGCCTCTGGTGCTGGACAACGGGTCGTTCCAGGCCCGCGCAGGCTGGGCCTGCCCCGGGCCGGACCCGGGCCCCGAGCCCCGGCTGCAGTTCCGCGCCGTGTGCGcccgcgggcggggcggggctcggGGCGGGGCGGGCCCGCAGGTAGGCAACGCGCTGGGCAGCCTGGAACCGCTGCGCTGGATGCTGCGATCGCCCTTCGACCGCAACGTGCCGGTGAACctggagctgcaggagctgctgcTTGACTACAGCTTCCAGCATCTGGGTGTCTCCTCACAG GGCTGTGTCGATCATCCCATAGTTTTGACAGAAGCCGTGTGCAACCCACTGTATTCACGACAGATGATGTCCGAGCTTCTCTTTGAGTGCTATGGGATTCCTACGGTTGCCTATGgaatagacagcctcttcagCTTCTACCACAATAAGCCAAAGAACTTGCTTTCCAACGGGCTCATCATTTCATCTGGATACCAGTGTACACATATTTTACCCATCTTAGAAGGGAG GTTGGATGCTAAAAACTGCAAACGCATCAACCTGGGAGGAAGCCAAGCAGCTGGCTACCTCCAGCGTCTCCTGCAGCTGAAGTATCCTGGGCACCTGGCAGCCATCACTCTCAGCCGCATGGAGGAGATCCTGCACGAGCACAGCTACATCGCTGAGGATTATGTGGAAG AATTGCAGAAATGGCGGTGCCCTGATTACTATGAGAACAATGTCCACAAGATGCAGCTCCCGTTTTCCAGCAAGCTCCTGGGCAGCACCCTGACCTCCgaggagaagcaggagaggcGGCAGCAGCAGTTGCGGCGGCTGCAGGAGCTCAACGCGCGGCGGCGGGAGGAGAAGCTCCAGCTGGATCAGGAGCGGCTGGACCGGCTGCTCTATGTGCAG GAGCTCCTAGAGGATGGCCAGATGGATCAGTTTCACAAGGCCCTGATAGAGCTGAACATGGACTCCCCGGAAGAGCTGCAGTCCTACATACAGAAGCTCAGTGCCGCAGTGGAGCAGGCGAAGCAGAAGATCCTTCAAGCAGAAGTCAGCCTCGAGGTGGACGTGGTGGACAGCAAGCCAGAG ACCCCTGACCTGGGGCAGCTCGAACCATCTCTGGAAGACGTGGAAAACATCAACGATTTCGAGCCCTTGTTTTCGGAGGAAACGCCCGAAGTGGAGAAGCCGGTGACCACGGTCCAG CCCGTGTTTAACTTGGCAGCATATCATCAGCTGTTTGTTGGGACAGAAAGAATTCGAGCTCCAGAAATTATCTTCCAGCCATCTCTCATCGGGGAGGAGCAGGCCGGCATAGCTGAGACCCTCCAGTACATTCTGGACAG GTACCCAAAGGATGTTCAGGAGTTGCTGGTTCAGAACGTTTTCCTCACTGGCGGGAACATGATGTATCCTGGGATGAAGGTCAGAATCGAGAAGGAGCTGTTGGAGATGAGACCCTTTCAGTCTTCCTTTCAG GTTCAGCTGGCCTCGAACCCTGTGCTGGACGCCTGGTATGGTGCTCGCGACTGGGCCTTGGACCACCTGGACAACGAGGATGTCTGGATCACCAGGAAGGAGTatgaagagaagggaggaggctACCTCAAGGAGCACTGTGCTTCCAACGTGTACGTCCCCATCCGCCTGCCCAAGCAGGCTTCGCGCTCCACAGAAGCCCAGGCATCCGGCAAGGGCTCGGGGGCCAGCGGAGGCGGGGCCGGCGAGCAGGCATAG